DNA from Candidatus Rokuibacteriota bacterium:
GATGGCCTTCGAGCAGGCCACGGTCCGCCGGGTGCGCGAGCTGAGGCCGGAGGTCAGGGCCGGGGCCCTCTACTCGCCGGCGAGGCTGGCGATGGCGGGCTCCAGCATCGACCGAGAGCTCGCGGCGCTGCCCGGGATGGGCGTCCACTTCGTCGGCCTCCACCAGGAGCTTGTCACCGAAGAAATCGCCAACCAGGTCAAGCAGGCGGGGCTTAGTTTCGGGGTCTGGACCGTCAACGAGGCGGACGCCATGCGGCGCTTCCTCGCCCTCGGGGCCGACATCCTGATCACCGACCGGCCCGACCTGGCCCGGGAGCTGCTCAAGCGATGACGGCGCGGCGCTACGTGCTGGCGCTGGATCAGGGGACGACGGGCTCCACCGCCCTGGTGGTGGACGCTGAAGGGCAGGTGAGGGGCCGGGGCTATGCGGAGCTTCCCCAGTACTTCCCCGAGCCCGGCTGGGTGGAGCACGATCCCGAGGAGATCTGGGCGACCACCGAGGCTGCCGGCCGCCAGGCGCTGAGCGCTGCGGGCATCACGGGCGCGGAGGTGGCGGCCATCGGGATCACGAACCAGCGGGAGACGACGATCCTCTGGGACCGCCGGAGCGGCCGTCCGGTCCATCGGGCGATTGTCTGGCAGTGCCGGCGTACCGCCCCCCTCTGCGAGCGGCTCCGGGCCGACGGCCTCGAGCCCATGGTCCGCGAGCGAACGGGGCTGGTTCTCGATGCGTACTTCTCAGGGACGAAGATCCGCTGGCTCCTCGACCGCGTGCCCGATGCCCGTCAAGCTGCGGAGCGGGGCCAGCTCGCCTTCGGGACGGTGGACAGCTGGCTCATCTGGAAGCTCTCCGGACACCGCGTTCACGCCACCGACCCGTCAAACGCCTCCCGGACGCTCTGCTTCGACATCCACCGGCTCGCGTGGGATCCGGAGCTGGCGGCGCCGCTCGGCCTGCCGCCCTCGATTTTTCCAGAAGTCAGGCCGTCCGCCGGTCCGGCGGGGGAGACCACGAACCTCGGGTGGCTGCCCGCCGGGATCCCGCTGGCGGGGATCGCCGGCGACCAGCAGGCCGCGCTCTTCGGCCAGACCTGTTTCGAGCCGGGGATGGCCAAGAACACGTACGGCACCGGCTGCTTTGCCCTTCTGAACACCGGCACGGTCCCCGTGCCCTCCACCCGTGGCCTCCTCACCACCGTGGCCTGGCAGCTCGACGGGGAGACGACTTACGCGCTTGAAGGCTCGGTGTTCATCGCGGGCGCCGCGCTTCAATGGCTCAGGGACGGGCTCGCGGTCATCTCTCAGGCGGCGGAGAGCCAGAAGCTGGCCGAGTCGGTGGAGGACACGGGCGGCGTCTACTTTGTGCCGGCGTTCGTAGGGCTCGGCGCGCCGTACTGGGATATGTACGCGCGGGGGACGATCGTGGGGCTGACCCGCGGGACCGGTAGGGCCCATCTGGTCCGCGCGGCCCTGGAGGCGATCGCCTATCAGAGCCGGGACGTCCTCGACACCATGGCCGGAGAGTTCGGGGTGCCGCTCACCTCGCTCCGCGTGGATGGCGGGGCCGCGGCCAACGACTTCCTGTGCCAGTTCCAGGCTGACATCCTGGGCGTGGAGGTACTCCGCCCCGCCATCACCGAGACGACAGGGCTCGGAGCAGCCTATCTCGCCGGGCTCGGTGTGGGCTTCTGGCCATCGGCAGCGGCCCTGGCGAAGCTCTGGCGTCTCGATCGCCGCTTTGAGTCGAGGATGAACGATGCGCGCCGCCACGCCGTCTGGGACGGCTGGCGGAGAGCCGTGGAGCGGGCCCGGGGCTGGGCCCAAGCTGGCTGATAACCGCGGCGAGAGCCTCCGAAC
Protein-coding regions in this window:
- the glpK gene encoding glycerol kinase GlpK, translated to MTARRYVLALDQGTTGSTALVVDAEGQVRGRGYAELPQYFPEPGWVEHDPEEIWATTEAAGRQALSAAGITGAEVAAIGITNQRETTILWDRRSGRPVHRAIVWQCRRTAPLCERLRADGLEPMVRERTGLVLDAYFSGTKIRWLLDRVPDARQAAERGQLAFGTVDSWLIWKLSGHRVHATDPSNASRTLCFDIHRLAWDPELAAPLGLPPSIFPEVRPSAGPAGETTNLGWLPAGIPLAGIAGDQQAALFGQTCFEPGMAKNTYGTGCFALLNTGTVPVPSTRGLLTTVAWQLDGETTYALEGSVFIAGAALQWLRDGLAVISQAAESQKLAESVEDTGGVYFVPAFVGLGAPYWDMYARGTIVGLTRGTGRAHLVRAALEAIAYQSRDVLDTMAGEFGVPLTSLRVDGGAAANDFLCQFQADILGVEVLRPAITETTGLGAAYLAGLGVGFWPSAAALAKLWRLDRRFESRMNDARRHAVWDGWRRAVERARGWAQAG